A region from the Vibrio sp. SS-MA-C1-2 genome encodes:
- a CDS encoding sulfatase — protein sequence MKNINLIYVFPDQFRQMSLGIWQDSQLSHLIPGNGDPVETPNLNAFAMQSTIYPNAVSNCPLCSPYRGSLFTGQYPAKSGVPLNCNSERPLSELPSDAECLTDLLAASGYDIGYIGKWHLDFPTKNDPANPLNYVGVNSSSDKEMNSFQAVWDSYTEPHRRHNINYWYGYGTFDQHNNPHYYDNDGIRSIPNCWSAEHEANKAIDYLKNSHHQRDINKPFALFIAMNPPHTPYSSVDDCRKSDWLTYKDRAPHELLLRDNVDFNLNKTQFAQFYFASVTGVDQQFGRIIQQVKDMGEWDNTVIIFTSDHGDMLCSHGIEEEKNCIYNEAFSVPFLLKSAKANGLEINSLFINSADIFPTILTELNLDDICPINIDGKSRSKKLINNINHKENNQDQAALYIKNLDGERDKNNNFINYFPCSRGVKTTTKTLALEINEQNKLINTLYFNNIKDPYQLNNLPFNPNGKDEIELLRILAKELIRVEDPWYKRKILSKIVPY from the coding sequence ATGAAAAATATAAATTTAATTTATGTATTTCCAGATCAATTTCGACAAATGTCATTAGGTATTTGGCAAGACTCTCAACTCTCTCACTTAATACCAGGAAATGGCGATCCGGTAGAAACACCAAATTTAAACGCTTTTGCTATGCAATCCACAATCTACCCCAATGCAGTCAGTAACTGTCCACTCTGCAGTCCTTATCGAGGAAGTCTATTTACAGGTCAGTACCCAGCAAAAAGTGGGGTGCCTTTAAATTGTAATTCGGAACGTCCTTTGTCAGAACTTCCTTCAGATGCTGAGTGTTTAACCGATTTACTCGCAGCGTCTGGTTATGATATAGGGTACATTGGGAAATGGCACCTCGACTTTCCAACTAAAAATGATCCTGCTAATCCATTAAATTATGTCGGTGTAAATTCATCGTCTGATAAAGAAATGAACAGTTTTCAAGCTGTTTGGGATTCATACACCGAACCTCATAGACGTCATAACATTAATTATTGGTACGGTTATGGAACATTCGATCAGCACAATAATCCACATTATTATGACAATGATGGAATTCGTTCGATACCAAATTGCTGGTCTGCCGAGCATGAGGCCAACAAAGCCATTGATTACCTCAAAAACAGTCATCATCAGAGAGATATCAATAAGCCTTTTGCACTATTTATCGCAATGAACCCACCTCATACTCCTTATTCCAGTGTCGATGATTGTAGAAAAAGCGATTGGTTGACCTATAAAGATCGCGCGCCTCATGAACTATTATTAAGGGATAACGTAGATTTCAATCTTAATAAAACCCAATTTGCACAATTTTATTTTGCCAGTGTCACTGGTGTCGATCAACAATTTGGCAGAATTATCCAACAAGTTAAAGATATGGGCGAATGGGATAATACCGTCATAATATTTACTAGTGACCACGGTGATATGCTGTGTAGTCATGGTATTGAAGAGGAAAAAAACTGTATTTATAATGAAGCCTTTTCTGTTCCATTTTTATTAAAAAGTGCAAAGGCTAACGGTCTTGAGATTAACTCACTTTTCATTAATAGTGCAGATATCTTTCCTACAATTCTAACTGAATTAAATCTAGATGATATATGCCCGATAAATATTGATGGTAAAAGTCGTTCCAAAAAATTAATAAATAATATAAACCATAAAGAAAACAATCAAGATCAGGCTGCACTTTATATTAAAAATTTAGATGGAGAAAGAGATAAAAATAATAATTTCATTAATTACTTCCCTTGTAGTCGAGGGGTAAAAACAACAACGAAAACCCTAGCACTAGAAATTAATGAACAAAATAAATTAATTAATACACTTTATTTTAATAATATTAAAGACCCATATCAACTCAATAATTTGCCATTTAATCCAAACGGTAAAGATGAAATAGAGTTACTCCGTATTCTCGCTAAAGAATTAATCCGAGTTGAAGATCCTTGGTATAAGCGTAAAATTCTGTCCAAGATTGTTCCTTATTAA
- a CDS encoding polysaccharide lyase family 8 super-sandwich domain-containing protein, whose protein sequence is MKLIHGLKILLLSLFFIQNSVFANDLMVLTERVTPSVFNNAKSFAERGGVNLQEVANEYQQSLQPDGSWPDLPYQEISNNDYPIRTHLDRVQTIAAAAYEIDNPAYIQSVIDALLFWYSESRVNSNWWWNEIGKQLRLGVVALMLNETLPSNVLLMIQNDMPKEPYKTGANRTDISKLVIYGGLIAKDEALVQSGLNGISETIFLTDNEGIQQDYSFQQHGPQLYNGGYGEVFFNTAVFWAYQVRDLQWKFTAEQVDILSSYLLDGVQWMNAKGVLDFNVNGRGISRKQAEIKKLPILNTDYIADLNPERSREVLLFKQHINGESAGLNGFKSFWRSDYVAKVGAGHFIGIKMNSNRTEPTEAGNNENLKGQWLGFGSMAIMQTGDEYYNLFPVWDWRLIPGVTGPEIDNKPTNWGQIMMDTSFVGGVSNGRFGIAVMDMNAYSTEAKKGWFSFNNELVALGAGISSSHEKYVSTTVNQTRLNGDVTVDGAIYSVGSRQLVNTSWVHHDGVGYVFPANWYGRLDNDSKSGNWYDINRSQEKQQVSDDVFLLKIGHSWQPTNAKYQYIIVPEMTAQQTQAYAQRQSITVLMNTDEIQAVSQTDLQVAGIIFYQPGTIQLPSGTRLTVDKASLVLIDESKEKPELTLSTPGSGTVVNLTINNGINEWTTTVLTPSETKWLGSSVAVNFGTQQVEIDVTQDAFIRDGAYKDQAFGKNSYLAVKNDTEGYSRKTILQFDTSSLESMNILSAKLRLHVKNINDSLERDLTLSRLVASDWNEEQLTWRSQLAKDLIGQTFTVNHSQLDQWVDIDITDIITTGRLNLLIENNGIQDSKSDMSFSSREVGKGAKLMITIDE, encoded by the coding sequence ATGAAATTGATACATGGATTGAAAATTTTATTACTTTCTCTATTCTTTATTCAAAATAGTGTATTTGCTAATGACTTAATGGTTTTAACCGAACGGGTAACTCCGAGTGTATTTAATAATGCTAAATCTTTTGCAGAACGAGGTGGTGTTAATCTTCAGGAAGTTGCTAATGAGTACCAACAATCGTTGCAACCTGATGGCAGTTGGCCAGATCTTCCTTATCAGGAGATATCAAATAATGACTATCCAATAAGAACACATTTAGACAGGGTGCAAACCATTGCCGCTGCAGCATATGAAATCGATAATCCAGCTTATATTCAATCAGTTATTGATGCCTTACTCTTTTGGTATTCCGAGTCAAGGGTAAATAGTAATTGGTGGTGGAATGAAATTGGTAAACAGCTCCGATTAGGTGTTGTAGCTTTAATGCTTAATGAAACGCTTCCCTCCAATGTTTTACTTATGATTCAAAATGATATGCCGAAGGAACCCTATAAAACAGGGGCTAATCGAACAGATATCTCGAAGCTTGTTATATATGGTGGCTTGATTGCTAAAGATGAAGCATTAGTTCAAAGTGGGTTAAATGGAATATCTGAAACTATATTTCTTACTGACAATGAAGGAATTCAACAAGACTACTCTTTTCAGCAACATGGTCCACAATTGTATAATGGGGGTTACGGAGAGGTTTTTTTCAATACTGCTGTTTTTTGGGCTTATCAGGTCAGGGATCTGCAATGGAAATTCACCGCTGAGCAAGTTGATATATTGTCGAGTTATCTATTAGATGGTGTCCAATGGATGAACGCAAAAGGGGTCCTTGACTTTAATGTCAATGGTCGTGGAATTAGCCGAAAACAAGCTGAAATTAAAAAGTTACCCATATTAAATACAGATTATATTGCTGACTTGAACCCTGAAAGATCAAGGGAAGTATTGCTATTTAAGCAACATATAAATGGAGAAAGTGCGGGATTAAATGGATTCAAATCTTTCTGGCGCTCAGATTATGTTGCCAAAGTTGGAGCTGGACATTTTATTGGGATAAAAATGAACTCTAATCGAACAGAACCGACTGAGGCTGGTAATAATGAAAATTTAAAAGGTCAGTGGCTTGGTTTTGGTAGTATGGCAATTATGCAAACGGGTGATGAATATTACAATTTATTCCCTGTTTGGGATTGGCGGTTAATTCCTGGAGTAACGGGACCTGAGATCGACAATAAACCAACTAATTGGGGACAAATTATGATGGATACCTCATTTGTCGGTGGGGTGTCAAATGGTCGGTTTGGTATTGCGGTTATGGATATGAATGCTTACTCTACTGAGGCAAAAAAAGGTTGGTTTAGTTTTAATAATGAATTAGTTGCCCTCGGTGCGGGTATTTCATCCTCTCATGAAAAGTATGTCAGTACTACAGTCAATCAGACTAGGCTAAACGGTGACGTTACTGTGGATGGCGCAATCTATTCAGTAGGAAGTCGTCAATTAGTTAATACATCATGGGTTCATCATGATGGCGTTGGATATGTATTTCCAGCGAATTGGTATGGACGACTAGATAACGATTCCAAGAGCGGTAATTGGTACGATATCAACCGTTCACAAGAAAAACAACAGGTTAGTGATGATGTTTTTTTATTAAAAATAGGACATAGCTGGCAACCAACAAATGCTAAATATCAATATATTATTGTGCCAGAGATGACAGCACAGCAGACTCAAGCTTATGCACAACGACAATCAATTACAGTATTGATGAATACGGATGAAATACAGGCGGTATCACAAACTGACCTCCAAGTGGCTGGAATTATTTTTTATCAACCAGGCACCATTCAATTACCTAGTGGAACTCGTCTAACTGTTGATAAAGCGAGTTTAGTGCTGATTGATGAATCAAAGGAAAAGCCAGAGTTGACATTATCAACACCAGGAAGTGGAACGGTTGTGAATTTAACTATTAATAATGGCATTAATGAATGGACGACAACAGTGTTAACGCCTTCAGAAACAAAATGGTTAGGTAGTAGCGTTGCCGTAAATTTTGGAACTCAACAAGTTGAAATTGATGTTACACAAGATGCATTTATCCGAGATGGTGCTTATAAAGATCAAGCTTTTGGAAAAAACAGTTATTTAGCGGTCAAAAATGATACCGAAGGGTATTCAAGAAAAACAATACTTCAGTTTGATACATCAAGCTTAGAGTCAATGAATATTCTGTCAGCGAAATTACGTTTACATGTGAAAAATATCAATGATAGCTTAGAGCGAGATTTAACTCTCTCTAGACTGGTTGCTTCTGATTGGAATGAAGAACAACTGACTTGGCGTTCACAATTAGCCAAAGATCTTATTGGTCAGACATTTACCGTAAATCATAGTCAGTTAGATCAGTGGGTTGACATTGATATCACCGATATCATAACAACGGGCAGATTAAATTTATTGATAGAAAATAATGGAATTCAAGACAGTAAATCTGATATGAGCTTTTCCAGTCGAGAGGTGGGGAAGGGGGCTAAATTAATGATTACCATTGATGAGTAA
- the gnpA gene encoding 1,3-beta-galactosyl-N-acetylhexosamine phosphorylase, producing the protein MNKFKSSKKRKGHMTLPVEVGQEELVLNLVNRWNVDALRDCDGTEMPDSLLQSDRDIYSIICLVRADQSYANHHPEFLHRKYLLSERVIAFSDSMTFSPLNGYSKDKYEIDDFSDPSCWWEVRDRTTDEIIDSEQWFFDFSHDRLTIENCKKFHEYTVTFLVRQVWDSVSMYNALTNDWDGPPIKSLDPYHPSCRQHLIDYYQKWLDDHPATTVVRFTTFAYLFVIDTGEKNQDIYRDWTGYGETVSPRALNDFEQRFGYRLSPEVFVDAGYYNGTYKLPSQEYLDWMTFIQDFVVEFAAELVAMTHQAGKKSAMFQGDHWVGTEPFLAKYQDIGLDINIGAVEDGVALRRLTDSPGSQIREARFYPYFFPDVFQTSHDPVIESQGNWNKIRRAMLQKPLHRIGYGGYLSLANQFPHFIQHIEEISDQFEQYLQNSQSTESLKLPFKVAILNGWGESRSWLQNQSRDQRFYLPPRPDVMDFVGNNILECLAGLPIDVEFISFEDIRHRGIDPTIDIIINSGDANSVWSGAQLWDDSEIIIKIRQFVSQGGGFLGVTDPSAYDKGGRYFQLGDILGVEKENSLTMGRVAAPISYDKTHYLSHFVSTKSDFGNLSYVYPQADNLSIIAAQEQHLALTAREYEQGRAVYLANLPFSRDNAYLLQHILIWLAQQEYRTHPWLSNNPNVDVAYFPTTKRATAMNATPKKQVVEILDIQGIHKIIHLAPYEWIWRGEEGEL; encoded by the coding sequence ATGAATAAATTTAAGTCATCTAAAAAACGGAAAGGCCACATGACCCTTCCCGTCGAAGTTGGACAAGAAGAACTGGTTTTAAATCTCGTTAATCGTTGGAATGTTGATGCATTACGTGACTGTGATGGTACTGAAATGCCGGATTCATTACTTCAATCTGACCGAGATATTTATTCAATAATCTGCCTAGTCCGTGCAGATCAAAGTTATGCAAACCACCATCCAGAGTTTTTACATCGCAAATATTTACTTTCTGAACGAGTTATTGCTTTTAGTGATTCAATGACGTTTAGCCCACTTAATGGATATAGTAAAGATAAATATGAAATCGATGACTTTAGTGATCCGAGTTGTTGGTGGGAAGTGAGAGATCGTACAACGGATGAAATTATTGATAGTGAACAATGGTTCTTTGATTTTAGTCATGACAGATTAACCATTGAAAATTGCAAAAAATTCCATGAGTATACCGTCACATTTTTAGTTAGGCAGGTGTGGGATAGTGTCTCAATGTATAATGCATTAACCAATGATTGGGATGGGCCTCCGATAAAAAGTTTAGACCCTTATCATCCTTCATGTCGTCAGCATTTAATTGATTACTATCAGAAGTGGCTTGATGATCATCCTGCAACCACAGTGGTTCGATTTACCACGTTTGCTTATCTTTTTGTGATCGACACTGGGGAAAAAAATCAAGATATCTATCGTGATTGGACGGGATATGGTGAAACGGTCAGTCCGAGAGCATTAAATGATTTTGAACAAAGGTTTGGTTACCGACTATCACCAGAAGTTTTTGTCGATGCGGGATATTACAACGGAACTTATAAATTACCTTCTCAAGAATATTTAGATTGGATGACCTTTATTCAAGACTTTGTGGTTGAATTTGCTGCTGAACTTGTGGCTATGACACATCAAGCGGGGAAAAAATCTGCGATGTTTCAAGGTGATCATTGGGTTGGAACTGAACCCTTTTTAGCCAAATATCAAGATATTGGTTTGGATATTAATATTGGCGCTGTAGAAGATGGCGTGGCATTAAGACGTTTAACCGATTCACCAGGGAGCCAGATTCGAGAAGCCCGTTTTTACCCTTATTTCTTTCCCGATGTATTTCAAACCAGTCATGATCCCGTTATTGAATCTCAAGGTAATTGGAATAAGATTCGAAGAGCCATGTTGCAAAAGCCATTACATCGGATCGGTTATGGTGGCTATCTCTCATTAGCAAATCAGTTTCCTCATTTTATTCAGCATATCGAAGAGATCTCTGATCAATTTGAACAATATTTGCAAAACAGTCAATCGACTGAATCATTAAAACTTCCATTTAAGGTAGCGATTCTTAATGGATGGGGAGAATCGAGAAGCTGGTTACAAAACCAGAGTCGAGACCAACGTTTCTATCTACCTCCTCGTCCAGACGTCATGGATTTTGTTGGCAATAATATCTTGGAGTGTTTAGCCGGGTTGCCGATTGATGTTGAGTTTATTAGTTTCGAGGATATACGTCATCGTGGTATTGATCCGACTATCGATATTATCATTAATAGTGGTGATGCTAACTCGGTATGGAGTGGCGCTCAGTTGTGGGATGATAGTGAGATAATTATAAAAATCCGTCAGTTTGTCTCACAAGGTGGAGGCTTTTTGGGAGTAACCGATCCCTCAGCTTATGACAAAGGCGGGCGATACTTTCAATTAGGCGATATTTTAGGTGTTGAAAAAGAAAATTCATTAACAATGGGGCGAGTTGCTGCTCCAATTAGTTATGATAAAACACATTACCTCAGTCATTTTGTTTCAACAAAAAGTGACTTTGGAAATTTAAGTTACGTTTATCCTCAAGCTGATAACCTCTCTATTATTGCAGCCCAAGAACAACATTTGGCATTAACCGCTAGGGAATATGAACAAGGGCGAGCGGTCTATTTAGCCAATCTACCTTTTAGTCGGGATAATGCTTATTTATTACAACATATCTTGATCTGGCTTGCTCAGCAAGAGTATCGAACTCACCCTTGGTTATCTAACAATCCGAACGTAGATGTTGCTTACTTTCCAACAACAAAGAGGGCGACAGCAATGAATGCAACACCGAAAAAACAAGTGGTAGAAATCTTAGATATTCAAGGGATTCATAAGATCATCCACTTAGCGCCTTATGAATGGATATGGCGAGGGGAGGAAGGTGAATTATAA
- the nrfB gene encoding cytochrome c nitrite reductase pentaheme subunit, translating into MSKINSILVKMLIGILALFSYGFSLTAMAETPQVSDSTPSTRHVVTLTRDRDVACTQCHKDAEQTISTSHNDHDVFNKINKNINCVDCHSNIGPDHRDGGSTVIKYSAAQTEVGTDKKVESHNQILDANKECSDCHTPQKLQEDNWTHDVHADELTCSSCHSLHSSKNSILELNQKQKVGACVACHSDFNQIKAKNEESE; encoded by the coding sequence ATGAGTAAAATCAATAGTATTCTAGTTAAAATGTTAATAGGAATATTAGCCCTTTTTAGCTATGGATTCTCGCTCACAGCGATGGCTGAAACACCACAAGTTTCAGACTCGACCCCCTCAACTCGACATGTCGTTACATTAACACGTGATCGTGATGTGGCTTGTACTCAGTGTCATAAAGACGCCGAGCAAACCATCAGTACCTCTCATAATGATCATGATGTTTTCAATAAAATAAATAAAAATATCAACTGTGTCGATTGCCACAGTAACATCGGTCCCGATCATCGTGATGGTGGTTCAACGGTAATTAAATACAGTGCAGCTCAAACTGAAGTTGGAACAGATAAAAAGGTTGAATCACACAATCAAATTTTAGACGCCAATAAAGAGTGTAGCGACTGTCACACCCCTCAGAAATTGCAAGAAGATAATTGGACACATGATGTTCATGCTGATGAATTGACCTGTTCTTCTTGTCACAGCTTACATAGCAGCAAAAATTCTATCCTTGAGTTGAATCAGAAGCAAAAAGTGGGTGCTTGTGTAGCTTGCCATAGCGACTTCAATCAAATCAAAGCAAAAAATGAGGAGTCAGAATGA
- the nrfC gene encoding cytochrome c nitrite reductase Fe-S protein, with amino-acid sequence MSCSRRKFLAGSGAVIMTTGVAATSMSSQVLAYTMKDGKKRYGMVHNESACIGCTACEEACREVNQVPEGVSRLEIIRSEPKGEYPNVEYTFTRKSCEHCENAPCVMVCPVNAAYKDEETGIVDVDHDMCVGCGYCIAACPYQVRFFHPVSKTADKCNFCRDTNLAEGKQPACVESCPTKALTFGDLNDQNSEINLVLNQNAYYRDKVELGTQPKLFKIPSKPGEIKR; translated from the coding sequence ATGAGTTGTTCAAGACGTAAATTTTTAGCGGGTAGCGGTGCTGTCATTATGACGACCGGCGTAGCTGCAACTTCAATGAGCTCTCAAGTTCTTGCCTACACCATGAAAGATGGTAAAAAACGTTACGGTATGGTTCATAATGAATCTGCATGTATTGGCTGTACTGCTTGTGAAGAAGCGTGTCGTGAAGTAAACCAAGTTCCTGAAGGTGTTTCTCGTTTAGAGATTATTCGTAGTGAGCCAAAAGGTGAATATCCAAACGTTGAGTATACCTTCACACGTAAATCTTGTGAGCATTGTGAGAACGCACCTTGTGTCATGGTTTGTCCAGTAAATGCGGCTTATAAAGATGAAGAAACCGGCATCGTTGATGTTGATCATGATATGTGTGTCGGCTGTGGTTACTGTATTGCCGCTTGTCCTTACCAAGTTCGTTTCTTCCACCCAGTATCAAAAACTGCAGATAAGTGTAACTTCTGTCGTGATACTAATTTGGCAGAAGGTAAACAACCGGCTTGTGTTGAATCATGTCCAACTAAGGCACTAACATTTGGTGACTTAAACGATCAAAATAGTGAGATTAATTTGGTGCTCAACCAAAATGCTTACTATCGCGATAAAGTTGAACTTGGAACACAACCAAAGCTATTTAAAATTCCAAGTAAGCCAGGGGAGATAAAACGATGA
- the nrfD gene encoding cytochrome c nitrite reductase subunit NrfD yields the protein MSAWEAAFNFDSLVWDWIIAIYLFLAGVSAGAVMLTIYLKKNVIKGDASESGIIKAMALLAPLGIIIGLTILIFHLHRPLTFWHLMFNFNPSSIMSMGVVLFQVYMVVLFAWLAIIFHKQLRAVLPEKLDFVNVIIEKIQPLTKTIEFVLAILAILLAAYTGFLLSALKTYPLLNNPVLPVLFLFSSLSSGAAACLLFGIIGFKESSHSDAVAWLHRVEKPVVLFELFLLVTFFVGLILGGGQSEVAAWNAIGHGFWATWFWVGVIAVGMIIPLAMNYFAPTKVQKTNGFVLVVTSLSLIGVLMLRIFILYAGQMTLV from the coding sequence ATGAGTGCATGGGAAGCCGCGTTTAACTTTGATTCTTTAGTTTGGGATTGGATTATTGCCATTTACCTATTTTTAGCCGGTGTTTCTGCTGGTGCGGTAATGTTAACAATCTACCTGAAGAAAAATGTTATCAAAGGTGATGCATCAGAGAGTGGAATTATTAAAGCCATGGCTTTATTAGCACCTCTTGGTATTATCATTGGTTTAACTATCTTAATCTTCCATTTACACCGACCGCTGACATTTTGGCACTTAATGTTTAACTTCAATCCATCATCAATTATGTCGATGGGTGTGGTGTTATTCCAAGTCTATATGGTGGTTCTGTTTGCTTGGTTGGCGATAATTTTTCATAAGCAACTTCGCGCTGTTCTTCCTGAAAAGTTAGACTTTGTGAATGTGATTATTGAAAAAATCCAACCATTAACGAAAACCATTGAGTTTGTATTAGCTATCTTGGCTATCTTACTCGCTGCATATACTGGTTTCCTACTTTCAGCATTGAAAACTTATCCATTGTTGAATAACCCAGTATTGCCAGTTCTATTTCTATTCTCTAGCTTATCATCAGGTGCTGCGGCATGTTTACTGTTTGGTATTATCGGCTTTAAAGAGTCTAGTCATAGTGACGCCGTTGCTTGGTTACACCGAGTTGAAAAGCCAGTCGTTCTATTTGAACTCTTCTTATTGGTAACTTTCTTTGTTGGCCTCATTTTAGGTGGTGGACAAAGTGAAGTCGCAGCTTGGAATGCAATTGGTCATGGCTTCTGGGCAACCTGGTTCTGGGTAGGTGTCATCGCAGTTGGAATGATTATTCCTTTAGCGATGAACTACTTTGCGCCAACAAAAGTACAAAAAACCAATGGTTTTGTGCTGGTTGTGACTTCATTAAGTTTGATTGGCGTACTGATGTTACGTATCTTCATTCTATATGCTGGTCAAATGACACTGGTCTAA
- a CDS encoding heme lyase CcmF/NrfE family subunit, translated as MISQLGQLWLVFATVLSLSSIFVVAIARKPKFNYLQSIIFPLSKLTFLFTLLSICILGYGFYVNDFAIKYIAEHSNSHLPTMFRLAAVWGGHEGSLLFWVLTLSGWCATIAFKRKSYPQQYIIYVLVILNALTFLFALFTLMASNPFQVFAYPLTEGRDLNPMLQDIGLIIHPPLLYLGYVGFAASFAFGLASLFVDEEQRKNLDWYGYCRSWTMVAWLFLSLGIILGAWWAYNELGWGGWWFWDPVENMSLLPWLAGTALLHSLIGSQKRGILRHYTLLLTMIIFTLSILGTFVVRSGVLTSVHAFAVDPTRGLILLAILMAVLSIAFIIYALRYQAIKSTLITSFVSRDFLFLLLNALFSVTLFMVLLGTFYPMIFQAFNLGRISVGAPYFNALFLPLVMIALIFMALSYWSNWQDKPVLAKKTFFKQVTMTFVVAFICSAIFYQAQANTLHLVPLLVIGLSFWVVITNLHLLIKSKGTKSAMVFAHIGIAIIAIGAAMNSYHSFEVNAKMEPGKTTEIADYQVNYLDTELIVGANYTAEQAQLEIKKAGKFVTLIQPERRFYQVRVMNMSEPAIYSLWNGDIYITLGEKLDDGSYALRIQFKAYISWIWYGSFIAMFGGLLTLRKKFYS; from the coding sequence ATGATTTCACAGTTAGGACAACTTTGGTTGGTTTTTGCCACCGTTCTCTCACTCTCTTCAATCTTTGTTGTTGCTATTGCTCGTAAGCCTAAATTTAATTATTTACAATCCATTATTTTCCCTCTTTCTAAATTAACCTTTCTGTTTACTTTATTGTCGATTTGTATCCTAGGTTATGGGTTTTATGTTAATGATTTTGCAATTAAATATATTGCTGAACATTCTAACTCACACTTACCGACTATGTTCCGTCTTGCAGCTGTATGGGGAGGGCATGAAGGCTCTCTGCTATTTTGGGTGCTGACATTAAGTGGCTGGTGTGCGACCATCGCATTTAAACGTAAATCCTACCCACAGCAATATATTATTTATGTTCTTGTCATTCTTAACGCCCTCACCTTTTTATTTGCTCTGTTTACATTAATGGCATCAAACCCTTTTCAGGTCTTTGCTTATCCATTAACAGAGGGGCGTGATCTCAATCCAATGCTACAAGATATTGGTTTAATCATTCACCCTCCTCTACTCTATTTAGGCTATGTGGGATTTGCAGCAAGTTTTGCTTTTGGTTTAGCTTCTCTTTTTGTAGATGAAGAACAACGAAAAAATCTAGACTGGTATGGTTACTGCCGTAGTTGGACAATGGTTGCGTGGTTATTCCTTTCACTTGGTATTATTCTTGGAGCATGGTGGGCGTATAATGAGCTAGGCTGGGGCGGTTGGTGGTTTTGGGATCCCGTAGAAAACATGTCTCTACTTCCTTGGCTTGCAGGCACAGCACTACTCCATTCGCTTATTGGCAGTCAAAAACGTGGTATTTTAAGGCACTACACACTTTTATTGACGATGATTATCTTCACACTCAGTATTTTAGGCACGTTTGTCGTACGTTCAGGTGTGTTAACGTCAGTTCACGCATTTGCGGTTGATCCGACACGAGGGTTAATCTTGCTCGCTATCTTAATGGCGGTTCTCTCTATCGCCTTTATTATCTATGCATTGCGCTATCAGGCCATCAAATCGACATTAATCACCTCATTTGTCAGTCGTGATTTTCTGTTTCTATTACTGAATGCACTGTTCTCTGTCACTCTTTTTATGGTCTTGCTCGGCACCTTCTATCCGATGATTTTCCAAGCGTTTAATTTAGGACGAATATCTGTTGGCGCACCTTATTTCAATGCCCTTTTCTTGCCTTTGGTGATGATAGCCCTTATCTTTATGGCGTTAAGTTATTGGTCTAACTGGCAAGATAAACCTGTTTTAGCAAAAAAGACATTTTTTAAACAAGTTACGATGACTTTTGTTGTCGCCTTTATCTGTTCTGCTATTTTTTATCAAGCACAAGCGAATACCTTGCACCTTGTTCCACTATTGGTTATTGGATTGAGTTTTTGGGTGGTTATTACCAATCTTCACCTACTGATTAAGAGTAAAGGAACAAAATCAGCGATGGTCTTTGCTCATATTGGTATTGCCATCATAGCGATTGGGGCAGCGATGAACAGTTATCACTCATTTGAAGTCAATGCTAAAATGGAACCCGGTAAAACAACAGAAATTGCAGATTACCAAGTTAACTATCTTGATACTGAGTTAATTGTTGGTGCAAACTATACCGCGGAACAAGCGCAACTTGAGATAAAAAAAGCCGGTAAATTTGTTACTTTAATTCAGCCAGAAAGACGCTTTTATCAGGTTCGGGTCATGAATATGAGTGAACCTGCGATTTACAGCTTATGGAATGGTGATATCTATATTACACTGGGTGAAAAGCTGGATGATGGTAGTTATGCATTAAGAATTCAATTTAAAGCTTATATCTCTTGGATCTGGTATGGCTCTTTTATCGCGATGTTTGGTGGGCTCTTAACCTTACGTAAGAAATTCTATTCATGA